The following are encoded in a window of Sminthopsis crassicaudata isolate SCR6 chromosome 3, ASM4859323v1, whole genome shotgun sequence genomic DNA:
- the C5AR1 gene encoding C5a anaphylatoxin chemotactic receptor 1: MELSTVFPIGDGFTDYPDYLDYENWTQTNRIDGESPYTASEVISLLVFSVVFLVGVPGNAVVIWVTAMEVHKTVNSIWFLNLALADLLCCLVLPLLAVPIIRHGDWPFSEGACRFLPSVILLNMYASILLLTAISIDRCMLVMNPIWCQNHRSLSVTWFACLLAWALALVLTIPSMLYRYLEQEFLPPSWSCGVLYKNKSVEVGVAVSRFLFSFLGPLIIISLCYILLLARLWSRHATRSHKTIKVVVAVVVGFFLCWTPYQIVGLMLALNRKGSRLYSGAERFDSLSISLAYINSCINPVIYVVAGHGIKGRMISHSICTKLRSALTEDSVGRDSKSFTRSTMGSTAVPEEKSSSDAV; encoded by the coding sequence GCACCGTGTTTCCCATAGGTGATGGCTTTACAGACTACCCAGACTACTTAGACTATGAAAACTGGACCCAGACTAACCGTATAGATGGGGAGAGTCCATATACAGCTTCCGAAGTCATCTCCCTCCTGGTTTTTTCCGTGGTCTTCCTGGTGGGCGTGCCAGGTAACGCTGTGGTGATCTGGGTGACGGCGATGGAGGTCCACAAGACGGTGAACAGTATCTGGTTCCTGAACCTGGCCCTGGCAGACCTGCTCTGTTGCTTGGTGCTTCCCCTGTTGGCCGTCCCCATCATTCGGCATGGGGACTGGCCATTCTCTGAAGGTGCTTGCCGCTTCCTGCCCTCTGTCATCCTCCTCAACATGTACGCCAGCATCCTGCTGCTCACGGCCATCAGCATCGATCGGTGTATGTTGGTCATGAACCCCATCTGGTGCCAGAACCACCGGAGCTTGTCTGTGACCTGGTTTGCCTGCTTATTGGCATGGGCCCTGGCCTTGGTCCTGACCATCCCTTCCATGCTGTACCGCTATCTGGAGCAGGAGTTCCTTCCTCCCAGCTGGTCTTGTGGGGTGCTCTACAAGAATAAGTCAGTCGAGGTTGGCGTGGCTGTCTCCCGCTTCCTTTTCAGCTTCCTGGGCCCTCTTATCATCATCTCTCTGTGCTACATCCTCCTGCTCGCCCGACTATGGAGCCGCCACGCCACTCGCTCCCACAAGACCATCAAGGTGGTGGTGGCCGTGGTCGTGGGCTTCTTCCTCTGCTGGACCCCCTATCAGATTGTGGGCCTCATGCTGGCCTTGAACCGCAAAGGCTCCAGACTCTACTCCGGGGCAGAGCGTTTCGACAGCCTGAGCATCTCTTTGGCTTACATCAACAGCTGCATCAACCCGGTCATCTACGTGGTCGCAGGCCATGGCATCAAGGGCCGCATGATAAGCCACTCCATCTGCACCAAGCTCCGGAGTGCACTGACCGAGGACTCGGTGGGGCGAGACAGCAAATCCTTTACCCGTTCCACGATGGGGTCTACAGCAGTCCCCGAGGAGAAGTCGAGCAGCGATGCAGTCTGA